In Pedobacter sp. W3I1, one DNA window encodes the following:
- a CDS encoding IS4 family transposase — translation MSTSRFFNSKIKKRFNIFFGGSTVATIARSSGFLRRSAKKISPIDFVMGFVLSCSQMQNTFSQWAFHISQLSGTPVSKQAVFDRLGPSSVAFAKALLEHVLLQGIFYRYRRPSNLFSHFKRVILQDSTTLHLPQKLSEVFRGNFSKGKQKAVARIQAFIDICNMQFLHFSLGSFTDNDQSASQQILEKISAGELLIRDLGYFVLEVFEKLTGKGAFFLSRLRFGLNMYDCNGKQLHLKDLLKSRSKRDMWLMIGKQKNVKVRMIMIPLPKQLAAQRIRKAKQDRDRRLNHSQDYYRWLEYTVLITNVGEETWTAAQADQAYRVRWQIEIVFKSWKSGFHLQQLLHNGCTNEKRISTNVYLLLMFMCLFMQKIFLPVIRYAKGTISLIKCVQLFVLNMKELIAIGSKQCRDVIDKYCKYEKRNHRINLNQLFSD, via the coding sequence ATGTCTACAAGCCGCTTTTTCAATTCAAAAATAAAGAAAAGATTTAATATTTTTTTTGGTGGATCAACCGTTGCTACTATAGCCCGAAGTAGTGGTTTTCTCCGGCGCAGTGCAAAGAAGATTTCTCCGATAGATTTTGTTATGGGCTTTGTGTTAAGCTGTTCTCAAATGCAAAACACATTCAGTCAATGGGCTTTTCATATTAGCCAGCTTAGCGGAACTCCTGTAAGCAAACAAGCAGTATTTGATCGTTTGGGGCCATCATCGGTAGCTTTTGCCAAAGCACTTCTGGAGCATGTGTTGCTGCAAGGTATCTTCTACAGATATAGACGTCCGAGCAATCTTTTCAGCCATTTTAAAAGGGTCATCCTACAAGACAGCACCACCTTACATCTCCCCCAGAAACTCTCAGAAGTGTTCAGAGGTAATTTCAGTAAGGGCAAACAAAAGGCAGTAGCCCGTATACAGGCCTTCATCGATATATGCAATATGCAGTTCCTGCATTTCTCGTTGGGTTCCTTTACCGATAATGACCAATCGGCCAGTCAGCAAATCCTTGAAAAGATATCAGCCGGCGAACTGCTTATCAGAGATTTGGGGTATTTTGTACTGGAGGTCTTCGAAAAGCTTACCGGCAAAGGTGCCTTCTTTCTGAGCAGGTTACGTTTTGGTCTGAATATGTACGATTGCAATGGAAAACAACTACACCTGAAAGACTTGCTGAAAAGCAGATCGAAAAGGGATATGTGGCTAATGATAGGCAAACAAAAGAATGTAAAAGTGAGAATGATCATGATTCCCCTGCCAAAGCAGCTTGCAGCACAAAGAATCAGAAAGGCCAAACAGGATAGGGACAGGCGACTGAACCACAGCCAGGACTATTACAGATGGCTGGAGTATACGGTACTGATAACCAATGTAGGTGAAGAAACCTGGACAGCTGCCCAGGCCGATCAGGCATACCGGGTACGTTGGCAGATAGAGATTGTATTCAAATCCTGGAAAAGTGGCTTCCACCTACAGCAGTTGCTGCATAATGGTTGTACCAATGAAAAACGGATCAGCACAAACGTATACCTCTTGTTGATGTTTATGTGCCTGTTTATGCAAAAGATATTCCTGCCAGTTATCCGATATGCCAAAGGCACAATTAGCTTGATCAAATGTGTACAGTTATTTGTATTGAACATGAAAGAGTTAATCGCTATAGGCAGTAAACAGTGCAGGGATGTGATAGATAAGTACTGTAAATATGAAAAAAGAAACCATAGGATTAATTTGAACCAACTATTTTCAGATTAA
- a CDS encoding YihY/virulence factor BrkB family protein has product MEWLHRQLLHLKLYSRFIEWTKGCVLPGFSPLPLYTVATFFFREIGKDALVNKSSSLAYSFMLAIFPGIIFLFTLIPFIPIKGFQDQLLNLIQLVLPHNAFDAFETTLKDIIKNQNKGLLSFGFLSAIFFATNGVKNLMKAFNKSSLIIETRGWLKQRLIALVLTTIICFSIIICISAMTLGEVLLNKITNELHIKGSFLAFAVQFTQWALLAILYFLTVSILYRYGPAHSKKWRFFSAGSWLATILAFLTIWGFSFYINHFASYNKVYGSIGTLIVIMIWLYLNSLILLIGFELNASVDVSKRSVKIIRPTFNLFKKSEPIEENIQKK; this is encoded by the coding sequence ATGGAATGGTTACATAGGCAATTATTACATCTTAAACTCTATTCTAGATTTATCGAATGGACAAAGGGATGCGTTTTGCCTGGTTTTAGTCCACTTCCATTGTATACTGTAGCTACATTTTTCTTTCGTGAAATTGGTAAAGATGCTTTGGTAAACAAATCATCATCATTAGCTTATAGTTTCATGCTGGCTATCTTCCCTGGCATTATCTTCTTATTTACGTTAATTCCTTTTATTCCGATCAAAGGCTTTCAGGATCAGCTTCTAAATTTAATACAGCTTGTACTGCCACACAACGCTTTTGATGCCTTTGAAACTACGTTAAAAGACATTATCAAAAACCAGAACAAGGGTTTGTTATCGTTCGGTTTTTTATCAGCCATATTTTTTGCTACAAATGGCGTTAAAAATTTAATGAAGGCTTTTAATAAATCATCATTGATTATCGAAACCAGGGGCTGGTTAAAACAACGCTTAATTGCACTGGTATTAACTACGATTATTTGTTTTTCCATTATCATCTGCATCAGCGCCATGACTCTGGGAGAAGTTTTACTGAATAAGATCACAAACGAACTCCACATTAAAGGTAGTTTCTTGGCCTTTGCTGTACAGTTTACCCAGTGGGCACTACTGGCTATTTTATATTTTTTAACGGTATCTATCTTATATCGATACGGGCCAGCACATTCAAAAAAGTGGCGTTTCTTTAGTGCAGGTTCCTGGCTGGCTACCATTTTAGCTTTCCTTACTATTTGGGGTTTTTCTTTCTACATCAACCATTTTGCTTCATACAACAAAGTGTATGGCTCTATCGGAACATTAATCGTAATCATGATCTGGCTTTACCTCAACTCTTTGATTTTATTGATCGGTTTTGAACTGAATGCCAGCGTGGATGTAAGTAAAAGAAGTGTGAAGATTATCCGCCCAACTTTTAATTTATTCAAAAAATCAGAGCCAATTGAAGAAAATATACAGAAGAAATAA
- the mltG gene encoding endolytic transglycosylase MltG has product MTEVEKKNMSTGKKVAIVIALVVILIAGYFALNIYRLYFAPNITENQKYLYIKTGSSYDDLIAEIKKKDLVKSISSFTAAAGKMNLATNVKPGRYRLTKGMTNRSLINLIKAGNQDPVKLKFHNIRKKENFAAYLASNLEADSLSFINVLDSTALISKYGFNQDNVYAMFIPNTYEMYWNVSPVDFFERMHKEYDKFWTADRKQKAASLNLTPVQIYTLASIVDAEALYDKEMPIIAGLYLNRLNKGILLQADPTVIFANNDFTVKRVTGKLLQVQSLYNTYKYAGLPPGPIMMPSINAIDAVLNRDNNNYIYMCAKEDFSGYHNFAENKAQHEINAKKYREALNKRNIFK; this is encoded by the coding sequence ATGACTGAAGTAGAAAAAAAGAACATGAGTACAGGCAAAAAAGTGGCAATAGTTATTGCACTTGTTGTTATTTTAATTGCTGGTTACTTTGCGTTAAATATTTACAGGCTTTACTTTGCCCCTAACATTACTGAAAATCAAAAATATTTATATATCAAAACAGGAAGCAGTTACGACGATTTAATTGCAGAGATTAAAAAGAAAGATCTGGTAAAAAGCATCTCTTCTTTTACTGCAGCTGCCGGAAAAATGAATTTAGCCACGAATGTTAAACCCGGCCGTTACCGTTTAACCAAAGGGATGACCAACCGCAGTTTAATCAACTTAATTAAAGCCGGAAATCAAGATCCCGTTAAATTGAAATTCCATAATATCCGTAAGAAAGAAAATTTTGCGGCATACCTGGCCAGCAATCTGGAAGCCGATTCGTTAAGCTTTATCAATGTTTTAGATTCTACTGCGCTGATTAGCAAATATGGCTTTAACCAGGATAACGTATATGCTATGTTTATTCCGAATACTTATGAAATGTACTGGAATGTTTCTCCGGTTGATTTCTTTGAGCGCATGCACAAAGAATACGATAAATTCTGGACTGCCGATCGCAAACAAAAAGCAGCAAGTTTAAACCTGACTCCGGTACAAATATATACCTTAGCTTCTATTGTTGATGCAGAGGCACTTTACGATAAAGAAATGCCAATTATAGCAGGCTTGTATTTAAACCGTTTAAATAAAGGCATATTGTTACAGGCTGATCCAACGGTAATTTTTGCCAACAACGATTTTACGGTGAAAAGAGTAACCGGAAAATTATTACAGGTACAGTCGCTTTACAACACTTATAAGTATGCAGGTTTACCTCCCGGGCCGATTATGATGCCGAGTATTAACGCCATTGATGCTGTACTAAACCGCGACAATAACAATTACATTTACATGTGTGCCAAAGAAGATTTTTCTGGCTACCATAATTTCGCAGAAAATAAAGCACAGCACGAAATCAATGCAAAGAAATACCGTGAAGCTTTAAACAAAAGAAATATATTTAAATAA
- a CDS encoding PASTA domain-containing protein yields MSKFIDYLKTKSFRNNILAAIITVVVLLLIAFFSLRYYTKHGQGLNVPMVKGLSFEQAVKKLEDAGLKYEVDSVFIMDQPAGIVIDQDPDPNTFVKDNRTIYLTINAGKTPNTKFPDIAFKTLREAQAIIESSRLKLGDTTYKPDVSRDVVLEASFGGQPIAAGQIVPVGSRINLVLGDGRGNEEVDIPQLMGLTMDEAKFSLRGSNLSLGTIIYDGPITDSAAAVITKQDPMLVDSLTKVAIGTKINITLSNKQQ; encoded by the coding sequence ATGTCTAAATTTATAGATTATTTAAAAACCAAATCGTTTAGAAACAACATTTTAGCTGCAATAATAACCGTTGTAGTACTTCTATTGATCGCTTTTTTTAGTTTAAGATATTATACCAAACACGGCCAGGGCTTAAATGTACCTATGGTAAAAGGTTTATCATTTGAGCAGGCGGTTAAGAAACTAGAAGACGCCGGACTAAAATACGAAGTCGATTCTGTTTTTATAATGGATCAACCTGCGGGAATTGTGATTGATCAGGATCCTGACCCCAATACTTTTGTAAAAGATAACCGTACCATTTACTTAACGATTAATGCAGGAAAAACACCGAATACAAAATTCCCTGATATAGCGTTTAAAACTTTAAGGGAAGCACAAGCTATTATAGAAAGTTCGCGATTAAAACTTGGAGATACGACCTATAAGCCAGATGTAAGCCGTGATGTGGTTTTAGAAGCCTCCTTTGGCGGCCAGCCGATAGCTGCCGGACAGATTGTGCCTGTTGGCTCGAGGATTAACCTGGTTTTGGGCGATGGGCGTGGAAACGAAGAAGTAGATATCCCACAACTCATGGGATTAACCATGGATGAAGCTAAATTTAGCTTAAGAGGTTCGAACTTAAGTTTAGGCACCATTATTTACGATGGCCCTATTACCGATAGTGCTGCTGCTGTTATTACTAAACAAGATCCTATGCTGGTTGATTCGCTAACCAAAGTGGCTATAGGCACCAAGATTAACATTACCCTATCTAACAAACAACAATAA
- a CDS encoding nucleoside-diphosphate sugar epimerase/dehydratase, whose amino-acid sequence MKKFFFPDKAHSRWLILLIDQMIVVWTLFISIVLTNTLSYVDVFNSGNAVYVALYCFIAAGVFISLRIHTGIIRYSNTEDILRVFLAVFVTSLLFISVNKILSQRFQLLWHQMDKALILNFFISSSLLILMRILVKGVFFFFKELKSETKENILIYGSEKKAILIKKAIEQNEDSNLNIIGFIDDNRDRVDKYLEQKKVYHSCSVELLKGKHNIKKILFAEDALNTLNKKKIIDICVNEGIKVIMVPPSDKWLYGKLDSHQLRDLKIEDLLEREPIKLNKKNILKDLSGKCILVTGAAGSIGSEIVRQALQYNPKSVILCDQAETPLHDLKLELEDSLNAANVKIFMANVQNVNRIRTLFELYKPEIVFHAAAYKHVPMMENNPAEAILTNVLGTKNMADISMEFGVEKFVMISTDKAVKPTNVMGASKRLAEIYIQSLNSPEIISTGEITTQASCTRFVTTRFGNVLGSNGSVIPRFKSQIEKRGPITVTDPEITRYFMTIPEAVQLVMEAGAMGKGGEIYLFDMGKPVKIVDLAVNMIKLAGLTPYVDIDIMFTGLRPGEKLYEELLLIDEEIIPTHHPKIKISQKVAYNYLYVNQIIKDLIVLNNDGNDLNMVKKMKEIIPDYISNNSRFEELDLLVAN is encoded by the coding sequence ATGAAAAAGTTCTTTTTTCCAGATAAAGCACACTCAAGGTGGTTAATTTTATTGATCGATCAGATGATCGTTGTTTGGACATTGTTTATCTCTATTGTATTAACCAATACCTTAAGCTATGTCGACGTTTTTAATTCTGGTAATGCTGTTTATGTGGCACTTTATTGTTTCATTGCTGCAGGTGTTTTCATTTCTTTAAGAATACACACCGGCATTATACGGTATTCCAATACCGAAGATATTTTGAGGGTTTTTCTGGCAGTATTTGTAACCAGTTTGCTCTTTATCAGCGTAAACAAAATACTTTCGCAACGGTTTCAATTGCTTTGGCACCAGATGGATAAAGCATTGATATTAAATTTTTTCATTTCCTCATCGCTGCTTATTCTCATGCGCATTTTGGTAAAAGGGGTGTTTTTCTTTTTTAAAGAACTCAAATCAGAGACCAAAGAGAATATTCTGATTTATGGTTCGGAAAAAAAAGCGATTCTGATCAAAAAAGCAATAGAACAAAATGAAGATTCTAACCTGAACATCATTGGCTTTATTGATGATAACAGGGATCGCGTTGATAAATACCTCGAGCAGAAAAAGGTATACCATTCTTGCTCGGTTGAACTATTAAAAGGAAAGCACAATATCAAAAAAATACTTTTTGCCGAAGATGCACTAAACACTTTAAACAAAAAGAAAATCATCGATATCTGTGTGAACGAGGGCATTAAAGTAATTATGGTGCCACCATCAGATAAATGGCTGTACGGTAAGTTAGATTCGCACCAGTTACGCGATCTGAAAATTGAAGATTTGTTAGAACGCGAACCGATTAAGCTCAACAAAAAGAATATCCTGAAGGATTTAAGTGGTAAATGTATTTTGGTTACAGGCGCTGCGGGCTCCATCGGATCGGAGATTGTTAGGCAGGCCTTACAGTATAATCCTAAATCGGTAATTCTCTGCGACCAGGCAGAAACGCCGCTTCACGATTTAAAGCTAGAACTGGAAGATAGCTTAAACGCCGCAAATGTGAAGATATTTATGGCCAATGTGCAGAATGTAAACCGGATCAGAACATTATTCGAACTTTATAAACCTGAAATTGTTTTCCATGCTGCGGCTTACAAACATGTTCCCATGATGGAAAATAACCCGGCTGAGGCCATTTTAACCAATGTGCTGGGTACTAAAAACATGGCTGATATTTCAATGGAATTTGGAGTAGAAAAGTTTGTAATGATCTCTACTGATAAAGCCGTTAAACCAACCAACGTAATGGGTGCATCCAAACGTTTAGCCGAAATTTATATTCAGTCGCTAAACAGCCCTGAGATTATTTCAACAGGAGAAATTACGACACAAGCATCATGCACCCGTTTTGTGACCACTCGTTTTGGAAATGTTTTGGGTTCAAATGGCTCTGTTATTCCAAGATTTAAAAGCCAGATTGAAAAAAGGGGGCCCATTACAGTAACCGATCCGGAAATAACCCGGTACTTTATGACCATTCCCGAAGCCGTACAATTGGTAATGGAAGCGGGAGCAATGGGCAAAGGAGGAGAAATATACCTTTTCGATATGGGTAAACCAGTTAAGATTGTCGATTTAGCTGTAAATATGATCAAGTTAGCAGGCTTAACGCCTTATGTTGATATTGATATCATGTTTACAGGGTTGAGGCCTGGAGAGAAGCTGTACGAGGAACTTTTGCTTATTGATGAAGAAATTATACCTACCCATCATCCAAAAATTAAAATATCGCAAAAAGTAGCCTACAATTACTTGTACGTTAATCAGATTATTAAAGACCTGATTGTACTGAACAACGATGGCAACGATCTGAATATGGTTAAGAAAATGAAAGAAATTATACCTGATTACATCAGTAATAATTCGAGATTTGAAGAATTAGACCTGTTGGTTGCCAATTGA
- a CDS encoding pentapeptide repeat-containing protein yields MDAKMIGNKIAGARKKVNMSQAGLAGHVFVSPQAVGKWERGESMPDIITLNQLAKILDVDLNYFSENLSSPNAISAVEETTPEVKSLADSPQPQLLTNFSGNDLASTDFSGIIAHKLKFNGSNIRGSDFTGADLTGSSFLGSDAREANFQGANLTDSSFSATDLTGANFDQAILVCTKFYALELAGAKISNTKLTGVKLSKTDLRKTVFENCVFEAVDFDYSDLRGLRLDGQTFIGVLFHNAALNETTFKGTTLKNVSFRSTFALTNKYYRAIKTICFEGAMMDKLTYASLKGLGADLSKVNLV; encoded by the coding sequence ATGGATGCAAAAATGATCGGCAACAAAATTGCCGGAGCACGAAAAAAAGTAAATATGTCTCAGGCCGGACTTGCCGGACATGTATTTGTAAGCCCACAAGCCGTTGGAAAATGGGAGCGGGGAGAATCAATGCCAGACATTATTACCTTAAACCAACTCGCCAAGATTCTGGATGTAGATCTCAATTATTTTTCAGAGAATCTCTCCTCTCCAAATGCCATCAGTGCGGTTGAAGAGACAACACCAGAGGTAAAGAGTTTAGCAGATTCGCCTCAACCACAGCTACTGACCAATTTTAGTGGGAACGATCTTGCCAGTACCGATTTTTCTGGTATTATTGCGCATAAGCTCAAATTTAACGGGAGTAATATACGTGGCTCAGATTTTACTGGTGCTGACCTGACTGGCAGTTCGTTTCTGGGTAGCGATGCACGCGAAGCCAATTTTCAAGGTGCAAACCTCACCGATTCCAGCTTCTCGGCTACTGATCTTACGGGTGCTAATTTTGATCAGGCCATTTTGGTGTGTACAAAATTCTATGCTTTAGAACTGGCTGGGGCAAAAATCAGCAATACCAAACTAACTGGGGTAAAACTGAGCAAAACCGATTTAAGGAAAACAGTTTTTGAAAATTGCGTGTTTGAGGCTGTAGACTTTGATTATTCGGATCTGCGCGGACTCCGTTTGGATGGGCAGACTTTTATAGGGGTTTTGTTTCACAACGCAGCACTTAACGAAACTACATTTAAAGGCACAACGCTTAAAAACGTGTCTTTCCGCTCTACCTTCGCCCTCACCAATAAATATTACAGAGCCATTAAAACGATCTGTTTTGAAGGAGCAATGATGGATAAGCTAACCTATGCTTCACTCAAAGGTTTGGGTGCAGATTTATCGAAGGTTAACCTGGTGTAA
- a CDS encoding zinc-binding alcohol dehydrogenase family protein, with protein sequence MKAIGFKTSLPISAEESFIEFETAVPQPSGRDILVKINAISVNPVDYKIRQNSAKDTILETPKVIGWDATGTVEAVGEAVTFFKPGDAVYYAGDLTRSGSNAEYQLIDERIVGLKPGKLSHAEAAAMPLTALTAWESLYDRIRISDQKDKGKSILIIGGAGGVGSIAIQLAKKISGLKVITTASRTETKEWCLSMGADLVVDHKNLVEEIRAAGYQEVDFILDFVDLNAYWDAIAELIKPQGHIVSITGSANPIALNKLKNKSVTFSWEFMYTRSMYQTDDMEEQHHILNKLAELFDNGTLKTTLNTTLNGFTADNLKEAHRLLESGKTIGKVVIEY encoded by the coding sequence ATGAAAGCTATAGGATTTAAAACCTCACTACCCATTTCGGCAGAAGAAAGTTTTATCGAATTTGAAACAGCTGTTCCGCAACCAAGCGGACGCGATATACTGGTTAAGATAAACGCGATTAGTGTAAATCCGGTTGATTATAAAATACGTCAGAATAGTGCTAAAGATACGATATTGGAAACGCCGAAGGTGATAGGCTGGGATGCGACCGGAACGGTAGAAGCTGTTGGAGAGGCGGTTACTTTTTTTAAACCAGGTGATGCAGTTTATTACGCTGGCGATCTTACCCGCAGTGGCAGCAATGCTGAATATCAATTGATAGATGAACGGATTGTAGGCTTAAAGCCAGGCAAGCTCAGCCATGCAGAAGCTGCAGCTATGCCCTTAACCGCGCTTACCGCATGGGAATCGTTGTACGACCGTATCCGCATTAGCGATCAAAAAGATAAGGGGAAAAGTATACTCATTATTGGAGGAGCCGGTGGTGTGGGTTCAATTGCGATACAACTCGCAAAAAAAATAAGCGGGCTAAAGGTAATTACCACAGCTTCGCGTACCGAAACTAAAGAATGGTGCCTGTCCATGGGAGCTGATTTGGTGGTGGATCATAAAAACCTGGTAGAAGAAATACGTGCAGCAGGTTATCAGGAAGTAGACTTTATACTAGATTTTGTTGATTTAAATGCTTATTGGGATGCAATAGCAGAACTGATAAAACCACAGGGGCATATTGTTTCTATAACTGGCTCAGCCAATCCTATTGCACTGAATAAGTTAAAAAATAAAAGTGTTACTTTTTCGTGGGAATTCATGTACACCCGTTCGATGTACCAAACCGACGATATGGAAGAGCAGCACCATATTTTAAATAAACTTGCCGAACTTTTTGATAACGGCACCCTTAAAACCACTTTAAACACTACTTTGAATGGCTTTACAGCTGATAACCTAAAAGAAGCACACCGCTTATTAGAGAGCGGAAAAACGATTGGTAAGGTTGTAATCGAATATTAG
- a CDS encoding D-alanine--D-alanine ligase produces the protein MKKTIALLTGGTTGEWVVSVKSAATIAQNIDPDLYDVYKIMLNEKSWFYEPADSVKIEIDKNDFSLTLEGRKIKFDGVFIAIHGSPGEDGKLQGYFDMLGIPYTACDALTSSITMNKGYTKAVVEGIDNLYTAKSVQIFKNGNYSLNQIKQDLRLPYFVKPNSGGSSIGMSKVKHADDLEEAIEKAFKEDTQILIEEFVSGREFSIGIFGAEGKIIVLPTTEVIPANEFFDFEAKYTPGATEEITPGRMNEEEVSRVQQVVKDVYKKLNCRGVVRVDYFLEEGTGKFYFIEINTIPGQTATSFIPQQVAAMGITLKEFYTRLMKETLG, from the coding sequence ATGAAGAAAACGATAGCATTGTTAACAGGCGGTACCACAGGCGAGTGGGTTGTTTCGGTGAAAAGCGCAGCCACTATTGCTCAAAATATCGACCCGGATTTATACGATGTGTATAAAATTATGCTGAACGAAAAGAGCTGGTTTTATGAACCTGCCGATTCTGTTAAAATTGAAATTGATAAAAATGATTTTTCCTTAACGCTGGAAGGAAGAAAAATTAAGTTTGACGGCGTTTTTATTGCCATACATGGTTCGCCTGGCGAGGATGGGAAATTGCAGGGCTATTTCGATATGTTAGGTATTCCCTATACCGCGTGCGATGCATTAACTTCATCAATTACCATGAATAAAGGTTATACTAAGGCTGTTGTTGAAGGTATTGATAACCTTTACACCGCAAAATCTGTTCAGATATTTAAAAATGGAAACTATAGCTTAAATCAAATTAAACAAGATTTAAGATTGCCTTATTTTGTTAAACCAAACAGTGGGGGCAGCAGCATTGGCATGAGTAAGGTGAAACATGCCGATGATCTTGAAGAAGCCATTGAAAAAGCCTTTAAGGAAGATACTCAGATTTTAATCGAAGAGTTTGTGAGCGGCAGGGAGTTTTCGATCGGCATTTTTGGCGCTGAAGGAAAGATTATTGTTTTGCCAACTACAGAGGTTATTCCAGCAAATGAGTTTTTTGATTTTGAAGCCAAGTATACACCAGGCGCAACTGAAGAAATTACCCCGGGTAGAATGAATGAAGAAGAGGTGAGTCGTGTGCAACAGGTGGTAAAAGATGTATATAAGAAACTAAATTGCAGGGGAGTGGTACGCGTTGATTACTTTCTGGAAGAAGGAACCGGTAAGTTTTATTTTATCGAAATTAATACCATTCCTGGCCAAACGGCAACCAGTTTTATTCCGCAACAGGTAGCCGCCATGGGGATAACACTTAAAGAATTTTATACCCGTTTAATGAAAGAAACGCTGGGGTAA
- a CDS encoding DUF983 domain-containing protein: MAELSKFQAFVQCKCPRCRKGDIFTGSAYSFRLQKTNINCPHCNLKFEREPGFFYVAMFVSYAMNVAEIITIGVASYVLGLPLVYENLWYYVSLILAGVLLLSPINYRYSRVILLHYLTPGLHYVPGSGD, encoded by the coding sequence ATGGCTGAGTTATCTAAATTCCAGGCTTTTGTACAGTGTAAATGTCCGCGCTGCCGCAAAGGTGATATTTTCACCGGGAGTGCTTATTCTTTCAGATTACAAAAAACAAATATTAATTGTCCGCATTGCAACTTAAAATTTGAGCGTGAACCAGGTTTTTTCTATGTTGCGATGTTTGTAAGTTATGCCATGAATGTTGCAGAAATTATTACTATTGGAGTAGCATCGTATGTTTTGGGTTTGCCTTTAGTTTATGAAAACCTGTGGTATTATGTGAGTTTAATCTTAGCGGGTGTTTTATTATTATCGCCAATTAATTACCGCTATTCGAGAGTTATTTTGCTTCATTACCTTACCCCAGGCTTGCATTATGTTCCGGGAAGTGGAGATTAG
- a CDS encoding Crp/Fnr family transcriptional regulator, whose amino-acid sequence MMNIQKLIDKGLKLKSYPKDSVIYEPGMQPRYVYFIKSGEVRMVTVSDEGKEFIQGVFKTGQYFGEPALLIDRPYLAFTITNKDSHIIAVNKEDFFDLIKNEPDFSMDLIRTLSNRLFYKSMMLEELASEKADHRLLTIINYLLNDIAVGENLKVTRQELADMTGLRVETVIRGTKILAEKGLIKTVKGKIVKV is encoded by the coding sequence ATGATGAATATCCAAAAACTGATTGATAAGGGTTTAAAACTCAAAAGCTATCCTAAAGATTCTGTCATTTACGAGCCCGGTATGCAACCGCGCTACGTATATTTTATCAAATCAGGTGAGGTAAGAATGGTTACCGTGAGTGATGAAGGAAAGGAATTTATTCAAGGCGTTTTTAAAACGGGGCAGTATTTTGGTGAACCTGCTTTATTAATTGACAGGCCTTATTTAGCTTTTACTATTACCAATAAAGATTCGCACATTATTGCTGTAAATAAAGAAGATTTCTTTGATCTGATTAAAAATGAGCCCGATTTTAGTATGGATCTGATTCGTACTCTAAGTAACCGCCTTTTTTATAAATCGATGATGCTGGAGGAACTGGCAAGCGAAAAGGCCGATCATCGGCTGCTAACCATTATCAATTACCTCCTTAATGATATTGCTGTAGGTGAAAATTTAAAGGTAACGCGACAGGAATTAGCCGATATGACTGGTTTGCGGGTAGAAACAGTTATCCGTGGAACTAAAATACTGGCCGAAAAAGGCCTGATTAAAACAGTTAAAGGGAAAATAGTAAAAGTTTAG
- a CDS encoding thioesterase family protein, which produces MYSHSTKIRVRYGETDQMGYMYYGNYAQYYEVGRVEMLRSLGMSYSSMEADGIMMPVLELKCKYIKPALYDQEITVKTIIKTLPGIRIFFEYELYNEKEELINIGATTLVFVDMKKNKPTNPPENFMEKLSVFFN; this is translated from the coding sequence ATGTATAGCCACAGTACAAAAATCAGGGTTCGATATGGCGAAACCGATCAGATGGGCTATATGTATTACGGCAATTATGCACAGTATTATGAAGTAGGCCGGGTAGAAATGTTGCGCAGTTTAGGCATGAGCTATAGCTCTATGGAAGCTGACGGAATTATGATGCCTGTTTTAGAATTAAAGTGCAAATACATTAAACCTGCCCTTTACGATCAGGAAATTACGGTAAAAACAATCATCAAAACTTTACCGGGCATCAGGATTTTTTTCGAGTACGAGTTGTATAACGAAAAAGAAGAACTCATAAACATTGGGGCCACTACACTGGTTTTTGTTGATATGAAGAAAAATAAACCTACAAATCCACCCGAAAATTTTATGGAAAAACTATCGGTGTTTTTTAATTAA